The DNA sequence GATCACTCGATACGAGGAGATCGCCCGATCGCTAACAGTCATACCCACGGAGGCTCCGTGTCAAGCCGTCACCTTAACCCGTAGGTGGTTGCATATTTCTCGATTTAATATGTCTACTTTATTGACATAGTACCACCTTTTATCAAAGAATTGATTGGGAAAAGGTAAAAGTGAAAAGGAAGATCAAGTATTACGGTGATATACTGACTTGGTTGGATGAATTGGGAATTAGCGAAATGGAAGTTGTTTTATTGTGGAACTATATTGACGATCCAGCCGTGAAAACAGATATAGTTTCTGCCGTAAAGGTAATTGATGACGTTACTGCAGTTGCGTCGGATACCTTCATACTATCTCCATCAACCGGCTATGTCATAGAATTTTACCATGAAGGAGAAGTTACGATAGGTTTACCGAATAGTAAAATAAAAGATGTGATTGATCACAATAGTCGTGATTAGCCAACTGTGTCTTCCCCGTTGCTAACTGTTTAAGGAGTGAAGTTCATGTGGGATATAAAAGGTCAAATTTTTGCCGCTTCGAATAAACTTGAAATTAAAGTAAAGGAGATCCCATATACGAGAACTGCAGAAATGAAAAACCTAATAGCAGCCAAGTTTACGGGTGGAATGAATGTTGAACCTATATGGGAAAGAATTAATGACGATGTAGCAGTACAGAATCCAGATGCATGGCAATGGGTTTCAGAGTTTGTAAATGATAATGAGGCTATTGTTTTTTTCAATACGTCGGATGAAAAGTCCTCGTTCATAATTTCGGGTGGCGAAAATATAGTGAATATCTTAGCTGAAACCTTTAATGTAGAGTTTTATCTTACCAACAAAGAGTTCGATTACTTGATTTGTTTTAATCATCACGACGTGCTAATAGCGAGTGGAACAGCCAAAAGGTGGCTGAGAAGGTACAAAACTGGCGAACTCGATAATTATCCCCAGTAATTTTGTAGGATCAGCAAAGCTGAACGTGAATATTACGACGCTTGCAATCGATGCTTCCGTCATTTCGGAAGATTATAGACGTGAAACAGAAATCAACCCCATGAATCGACCATTCGGTTGATTCGGCGCGCGAACTGCGGTGGTAAGATAGAAATAGATGGGGAGAAAGGGGATAACAGTATGAGTGCCAATCCGCCGATGATCGAAGTAAACAGTTTGTGTAAAAGCTTTGGCAATCGAAAAGCGCTAAACAATGTCAGCTTCCATGTACATTCGGGGGAAATTTTATGCTTTCTCGGCCCGAATGGCGCAGGAAAAAGTACGACGATCAATATTTTATCGACAACCTTGCGCGGCGATCAAGGGGAAATCCGCTTTCGCGGTGAGCCGTTCGACCGACTGACGAGACAATACAAGCGAGAGCTAGGAATTGTGCCTCAGGACGTAGCTGTATATGAAGATATTTCGGCAGAGGAAAACGTTCGGTTTTTTGCTTCGCTCTACGGACTGCGCGGCAAAGAACTGTCACAGAGGACGGATGAAGCACTGGAGATTGTCGGGCTTTCTGATCGGCGCAAGGACAAACCAAAGACATTCTCCGGCGGTATGAAGCGGAGGTTAAATATGGCCTGTGCGATTGCCCATCGGCCCCCATTGATCATCATGGATGAACCGACAGCGGGAATCGATCCACAATCCCGCAAGCATATCCTAGAATCAATCTGCAGGCTGCGAGACGAGGGAGCGACGATCATCTACACCACACACTATATGGAAGAGGTCGAGGAAATATCGACCCGCATTCTGATCATTGATCACGGAGAAGTGATTGCCTCAGGTACCAAAGAGGAATTAAAAGAACGTTTTGCTGATGAGAAGCGGTTTAAGGTGGAGGTAGAAGAAACAGATGAGATGCCGAAGCTGCATCTGTTTCGAATCGACGGGGTTAAGCGAGTGGACGTCAACGGCAATGTGATACGCATTTCAACGTTGAAGGGCATCGACAATCTGGATCAGATTATTGCCTACCTATCGTCTAGTGGTCTGAAAATCGTAAACCTGACCAGTTTCTCGCCCAGCCTGGAGATGGTGTTTCTCAATCTCACGGGTCGCACGCTGCGGAATTAAGGAGGCAAAGATCATGGCCGAACTGGAAAAAAGCATGGGCCCGGCGAACCCGAACTTGTTTGCGATCATGTTCAAAAGAGACCTGTTTAACCTGCTAACGGATGGGGGACTCCTGATCTACCATACCTTGTTTCCACTGCTGTTGATCATGACACTTGGCTACCTGGGCAGCGGCATTTACGGTGGTAGCGGTGTCACCGCATACGATTATTACAGTGTGACAATTATGATCTACAGCGCGTTGAATGTGTCCATCACAGCGGCAAACAGTTTTATGGAAAACAATCTGAAGCGAAGCAATTTGCGTGTTCTGTATGCACCCGTACCCAAATCTTTTGTATACCTGTCCAAAATCGCAGCGGCTTTTCTCTTTACCAGCGTCTGTTCTGTCGCACTTGTCCTCTTGCTCCAAACGGTGTTTGGTCTGGCTTTGGGTGGCAGCAATGTGATTTACACGATTGCCGTGTTACTCGGCCTCCATTTGTTCTCGGCATCACTGGGGGTTCTGCTCTGTTGCGTGTTTAAAAGTGAAGAGATGACGAACAAAATTCTCAGTATGGTAAACAATGTTCTCGCGATACTGGGTGGGTTATTTTTCCAGTTAGACAGCCTTGGGCGCTGGGCAGAAAATATTTCCTATCTGTCTCCGGCCAAGTGGGTAGCCGAAACGGTACTGCGTATCGTCTACGATGACGATTTTAGCTTTTTTTTACCAACGATGGCTACCTTTGTCGTTGCGTCGCTGCTCATCTTGTGGGGCTGTAAACGAACGTTTAAAACGGAGGATTACGTATGAGGATGACCTTTCGCATTTTTAGCAATCATGTGCTTCGGATGTGGAATCGCCGGAATGTCATTGTCATCACGTTGTTAATGACGATGGCCGCGGTTGCGTTTGCTGTCTTTTTTACGAGCCAGATCGAATTGAAGGGTAACGTCGCAGTCGTGGCCAGTACGACAGCCAGCCTGCCACTCGATGAAAAAAACTACAGCGTTCACTACCTAGAGCAGGCGCCCTTACAGTCCGAGTTGGTGCGCAACAAATACGATGCGGTCGTTACGCTTGAAAGAGACGGCTCGTATCAGATCGAGACGTTAAAAACCGATCGGTTCAAGGAGGAACTGGAGCAGGCGATCGCCGGGTCAGATTCTGCAGTCCCGACGAAAAAGAAACGGAGTTTGCAAAACAGCATCCTGGGCTTTCTCAGCATGTTATTGTTAGTCCAAGCTTTATTTTACTTTCAGTTGTTCTCAGACGACAAAAAAACAGGTACACTTCGCCGAACGGCTGTATCCCCGGCAGGCATTGCCCCCTATTTGATAGCCCAGTGCCTATTTGGATTTTTAGGCGTTTATGCTCCGGCGTGGCTCGTACTGGCGATAACCAAGGGAATCGGGCTCGACATCGGTTTCAGCCTCGGGATGTACGCGCTCTTGTTGATCTTCCCTGCGCTCTTGGCCGTCTCCTTCGCTTTGTTCATAGCGGCCTGGATCGAAAATGCCGACACGGGACTATCACTCGCATCAGGGATCATTATCATCAGCTCCTTGCTATCGGGCAGTTTTTACAAGATCGATCACCAAAATGGAGTCATGGAGGCAATCTCCAATGTTTTACCGCAGAAGCAATTTATCCTGCTGGTGGATGGAGTGGAAGCGCATGGAACTTTGTTGCAGAATATGGGGAATGGCCTTTATGTGATTGCTGTTTCACTAGCTTTGGGGGTAGCTGGCTGGTTTATCTGCCGCCATCGTCTGTACAAAGGATGGTACGGATGAGAGCCGCATTCGTGGTACTATAGGAGTAAAACAGCATGCATGCGAATGAGGCAGGTGAACACGGAAGATGGGCAGATTTCAACTGCTTGCTGCCAAATTAAAAGCACCCGCGCCACGGAAGCGATATATTCCACGTCCCCGTTTGTACCAAAAGCTTGACAGGCTGCTCGATCACAAGGTGACAGTCGTACAAGGCTCGGCGGGAAGCGGAAAAACGACATTACTGACTACATATATGAGAGAGCGGCCCAACCTGGAGTGGCGCTGGATTACCCTTGACGAAACAAATAACGATGTGCGTTCCTTTTGGGCTTATATGCTCAAAGCCTTACAGGATCAACTCGGTCAAGAGCCGGAGCAATTGGAGCCACTGTTTGATGCGTTGTCACAACAACCAAATGTCGAACATTTACTCGTCCTTTTCGTAAATCGGCTGGAGGAATGCGGTGCATCGGGGATCATCGTGCTGGATGATTTTCATGTGTTGCATCACCCGCTCTTGTTGGAA is a window from the Numidum massiliense genome containing:
- a CDS encoding ABC transporter ATP-binding protein, with amino-acid sequence MSANPPMIEVNSLCKSFGNRKALNNVSFHVHSGEILCFLGPNGAGKSTTINILSTTLRGDQGEIRFRGEPFDRLTRQYKRELGIVPQDVAVYEDISAEENVRFFASLYGLRGKELSQRTDEALEIVGLSDRRKDKPKTFSGGMKRRLNMACAIAHRPPLIIMDEPTAGIDPQSRKHILESICRLRDEGATIIYTTHYMEEVEEISTRILIIDHGEVIASGTKEELKERFADEKRFKVEVEETDEMPKLHLFRIDGVKRVDVNGNVIRISTLKGIDNLDQIIAYLSSSGLKIVNLTSFSPSLEMVFLNLTGRTLRN
- a CDS encoding ABC transporter permease; this translates as MAELEKSMGPANPNLFAIMFKRDLFNLLTDGGLLIYHTLFPLLLIMTLGYLGSGIYGGSGVTAYDYYSVTIMIYSALNVSITAANSFMENNLKRSNLRVLYAPVPKSFVYLSKIAAAFLFTSVCSVALVLLLQTVFGLALGGSNVIYTIAVLLGLHLFSASLGVLLCCVFKSEEMTNKILSMVNNVLAILGGLFFQLDSLGRWAENISYLSPAKWVAETVLRIVYDDDFSFFLPTMATFVVASLLILWGCKRTFKTEDYV
- a CDS encoding DUF6756 family protein, whose amino-acid sequence is MWDIKGQIFAASNKLEIKVKEIPYTRTAEMKNLIAAKFTGGMNVEPIWERINDDVAVQNPDAWQWVSEFVNDNEAIVFFNTSDEKSSFIISGGENIVNILAETFNVEFYLTNKEFDYLICFNHHDVLIASGTAKRWLRRYKTGELDNYPQ
- a CDS encoding ABC transporter permease, which translates into the protein MRMTFRIFSNHVLRMWNRRNVIVITLLMTMAAVAFAVFFTSQIELKGNVAVVASTTASLPLDEKNYSVHYLEQAPLQSELVRNKYDAVVTLERDGSYQIETLKTDRFKEELEQAIAGSDSAVPTKKKRSLQNSILGFLSMLLLVQALFYFQLFSDDKKTGTLRRTAVSPAGIAPYLIAQCLFGFLGVYAPAWLVLAITKGIGLDIGFSLGMYALLLIFPALLAVSFALFIAAWIENADTGLSLASGIIIISSLLSGSFYKIDHQNGVMEAISNVLPQKQFILLVDGVEAHGTLLQNMGNGLYVIAVSLALGVAGWFICRHRLYKGWYG